The following proteins are co-located in the Persephonella sp. genome:
- a CDS encoding alpha/beta fold hydrolase: MVNILFVFFLIFGMVYSKELTIRSEDGFILKGFFDYPSEKKDKYPVIIFAHQFGTTHMIWSEFAKELRGKGYATLLIDLRGHGLSVMQNGKENRIIFNKNFSSLVDLISFFKKSNKKVNFSKIPEDIALWIDHIIENEKVDPNQIILIGASLGATSIIPVVSMQDISAIVCISPGSPKIMGEENVKLSLSSYMNPSMFISSLNDPVGSEKYSRYYMRISNNGTFLVVSGKGHGVVLLKKVKGYIFQFLKNIEKQVK; the protein is encoded by the coding sequence ATGGTTAATATTTTATTTGTCTTTTTTTTAATCTTTGGTATGGTTTATTCAAAAGAGCTGACAATAAGATCTGAAGATGGCTTTATCCTGAAAGGATTTTTTGATTATCCTTCTGAAAAAAAGGATAAATATCCTGTTATTATTTTCGCCCATCAGTTTGGAACAACCCATATGATATGGTCTGAATTTGCAAAAGAATTAAGGGGGAAAGGTTATGCAACCCTTTTGATAGATCTTAGAGGGCATGGTCTTTCTGTGATGCAAAACGGAAAAGAAAACAGGATAATCTTTAATAAAAATTTTTCCTCCCTTGTTGATCTGATTTCCTTCTTTAAAAAAAGTAATAAAAAAGTAAACTTTTCTAAAATTCCTGAAGATATAGCACTCTGGATAGATCACATAATTGAAAATGAAAAGGTTGATCCTAATCAGATAATTCTGATAGGTGCATCTTTAGGGGCAACTTCAATAATTCCTGTTGTATCAATGCAGGACATATCAGCTATCGTGTGTATATCCCCCGGATCTCCAAAGATAATGGGAGAAGAAAATGTTAAGCTCTCCTTATCTTCCTATATGAACCCATCAATGTTTATATCTTCCCTAAACGATCCTGTTGGCAGTGAAAAATATTCAAGATATTATATGAGGATATCAAACAACGGAACGTTTCTGGTAGTCTCAGGAAAAGGACATGGTGTGGTATTGCTAAAAAAGGTAAAAGGGTATATCTTCCAATTTTTAAAAAATATTGAAAAACAGGTGAAATGA